The genomic window CGTCATGCTGAACAAACGCCAAGGGGCTTCCGAAGGGATCCCGGGTATAGGAAATGTACTCTCCCCACGGCATCCTTTCAGGTTTTGAAATCTGTCCCAGAACAGAAGCAGCGTGGGCGGTGAAAGTGTCCAGATCCTCTACCGCAAAATAGATTTCTTCCGGATTGGGTCTGAAAGGTTTGTCGTCGCCATCGGCCACCGGGTCGTAACAGGCCAGGATCACTGAGCCGCAGTCGAAATAATGCCGCCCCGGTGACACCCGCCGCCCGGGCTGTTTAAAAAGCCGGCCGTAGATATCTGCTGCCTGTTCAATATTGCTGACGGGAAGGATAACGCGGTAGAGGGCGGGGGTCATGGGGTGCCTTCCTCAGGGGGAGGCGTGTAAAGAGCTTGCACGGCATTTTTCAGGAAGCATAAATCCCGCGGGACAATATAATCTTTTCCTTCCTTGTTCGTGGGGCTGCAATTTTCAAGCAGGCAGATTGCCTCTTTTATGGGAACCCATATGACAGAAAAATTTTCAGCCAGTTCGTCATCGCAGAAATCCGGTTGACCTTTTTCTCCTGCCACATGCGCCAGACAGCAATAGGAAATCTGGCGCAATTCAGACATTTTACGATATTCTTCGATGAGGCCCAGCTTATTGTCTATCTCTATGTGGCAGCCGGTTTCTTCCAGGCATTCCCTTTTCAGGGCTGAATGGATGCCTTCCCCGTCATCAATCCCGCCGCCGGGCAGCTTGTAGTAATTGTATTTTCCAACCTTCAGTAGGGCAATATTACCCTGGGCATCTGTCACAACCCCTCTGGCTGCGAAGCGCGTTTTGTATGAAGCCACCTTTTCTGTAGAAGCCTGTTCCGGATTGAGGAGAAGAAATTGTTTCATGTCATTCTCCCTTTACCTCTCCCCTTGGGGGAGAGGTCGTCACGCCGAAACGCAGTGGAGGCGGACGGGTGAGGGGTACATCAATCATCTCCCATCTTCAGTGCCGCGAGGAAGGCGGACTGGGGGATTTCGACCTGGCCGAATTGGCGCATTCTTTTCTTCCCCTCTTTCTGCTTGTCGAGGAGTTTGCGCTTGCGGGTGATATCGCCGCCGTAGCATTTGGCCAGCACGTCTTTCCTTAACGCCGAGATATCCTCACGCGCGATGACCTTGCTGCCGATGGCGGCCTGGATGGCGATCTTGAACATCTGCCGCGGGATGAGTTCTTTCAGGCGTTCGCACAGGCCGCGGCCGCGGCGTTCGGCCTGGCTGCGGTGCACGATGGTGGAGAGGGCGTCCACCGGCTCGGCGTTCACCAGGATGCTCATTTTCACCAGCTCGCCTTCCTGGTACCCGTCCATCTGGTAGTCAAAGCTTGCGTAACCGCGGCTGATGGACTTCAGGCGGTCGTAGAAATCGAACACCACTTCGTTCAGGGGCAGGCGATAGACCAGCATGGCCCGCTTGCCGGCGTAGGTCAGGTTTTCCTGCACGCCGCGCCGTTCGGTGCACAGCTGCAACAGGGATCCCAGATATTCGTCCGGGCACAGGATGGTGGCCTTGATCCAGGGCTCCTCGATGTGAGCGATCTTCACCGCATCGGGCATGTCGGCGGGGTTGTGCAGCTCCACCATGCTGCCATCGATCAGATGGATATGATAGCTGACGGACGGCGCGGTGGCGATCAGGTCCAGATCGAATTCGCGCTCCAGCCTCTCCTGGATGATCTCCATGTGCAGAAGGCCGAGGAAGCCGCAGCGAAAGCCAAAGCCCAGTGCGGCGGACGTTTCCGGCTCGAAATGGAAACTGGCGTCATTCAGCGCCAGTTTGCCCAAGCTGTCGCGCAGCTTTTCAAACTCGCTGGCATCCACGGGAAACAGCGAGCAGAATACCACCGGGACCGAAGGCTTGAAGCCGGGCAGGGGGGATGCCGCCTGACGTTTTTCATCGGTGATGGTATCCCCGATCTTTGTTTCCGTAATCGTCTTGATGCTGGCGGTGATGAAGCCTACCTCGCCCGGTCCCAGCCGGCCGGTATTCACATGTTTTGGCGTGAAGACACCGACCCGGTCCACATCGTGGGTGGCGCCGGCAGCCATCATGCGGATTTTCTGGTTTACCCTGATCTCGCCGTCCACCACGCGCACCAGGATCACCACGCCCAGATAGGGGTCATACCAGCTGTCGATCAGCATGGCTTTCAGCGGTGCGCTGGCGTCGCCCTTTGGCGGCGGCAGGCGCGTGACAATGGCTTCCAGAACGTCGGGAATACCAAGGCCCGTCTTGGCGGAAATCAGCACAGCGTCAGAGGCATCCAGACCGATCACATCCTCGATCTGTTCCTTGACCCGGTCCGGCTCGGCCGCGGGCAGGTCAATCTTGTTGAGGACCGGGACGATTTCATGCTTTGCGTCGATGGCCTGGTACACGTTGGCCAGGGTTTGCGCCTCGACCCCTTGTGAGGCATCCACCACCAGGAGAGAGCCTTCGCACGCGGCCAGGGACCGGCTGACCTCATACGCGAAGTCCACATGGCCAGGCGTATCCATCAGGTTCAGCTGGTACGTCTTGCCGTCTTTGGCCCTGTAAGCCAGGCGCACGGTCTGGGCCTTGATGGTGATGCCCCGCTCGCGCTCGATGTCCATGTTGTCGAGCATCTGCTCCTTCATGTCGCGCTGTTCCACAGCACCGCAGGCCTGGATCAGCCGGTCGGCCAGGGTGGACTTCCCGTGGTCGATGTGGGCGATGATGGAAAAATTGCGGATGAGGGAGATGTCAGTCATGGCGAGCCCGGAATCCTTTGTATTTGCGGCTGAACATAGGGATTTCCCTGAACAAAGGCAACGGAAAGAGGGAGGACAGGCCCGGGAGATGATGTCCAGATGTCAGTACGCCTGTGACATCTACTTCCCGCGCCAGCATTGGGTTTCAGGCCTTGATGTCCGGAATTTTGCATTTTTCCGGACATCAGGACTGGCCATCATATCCATCCATAATCACCGCTGGTCAGGTTCAGCTCTTTGGCCAGGAAGGTCAGGGCGCGGGTGGTTGCCGGCCCGTGGCCTGTCTGACCAGTTCGTTGGCCAGCTGCTGCGCCTTGAGAGGGTTTATGGTGTCGTTGTTGTCCTGTGTTTTCATGGCTTTTCTCCGTTGATAAAAATTGACCGTTCCTATATAGAGGAAAATAATCCATAAATCAAGAAAAAAACCCTCTTACGGGAATATGTAATCTTGGCCAGATCCATTATTGTCATTCCGACCGAAGTCCCGCAGGGACGAGTGGAGGAATCTTATGGAGATCCCTCGACTTCAGGCCACTGTGTGGCCTTTCGCTCGGGATGACAGCAACAACACGGCGATGACATTCTCCTCCCTCAAGGGGAGAGGTAAGTCAGATCCCGTCGGGCAGGCGGGGCAGGGGCTGGACGGCTGTGCTGGCGCGGGGTGGTGTCCAAGTCACGGTGTCAAAGGACTGACAGTGGGAGCAGACCGCCTGCCAGGACGGGGTTTCCGTGCCGCATGTGCCGCAGGACCACAGGGGATCCGGCCCGGCGGAGACAGCCTTTTCCAGCCACTGGCGGGCGGATTCCGCGTCCCTTCTTTCCTCGCTGTCCAGCCGGGCCAGCAGGCGGAACGCCCGGGCGGACGGGGACAGGGCGACGGCCCGCATCAGATGGTTTCTGGCCTCGCCCCACAGCTGGGCCTCAAGCGCTGTTTCGGCCAGAGCCAGATGGCTCTCGGGATTATCGGCCGCCAGGGCCAGCAAACGCTCGGCCTGCTTGACCCGTCCCAGAGGCTTCAGGCCCTGGCCCAGCCCCATGTACAGGCGGGCCACATCCGGATGGGGATTTTTCTGCCAGGCCGCTTCCAGAACCCGCAGGGTGCGTGAAGCCTTGCCAGCGGCCAGCAGCAGGCGGGCGTACTGGAGCGCCGCCGGGACATGGCCCGGATCCAGACTGGTGGCCCGCGCGGCATGTTTCCGGGCCTCATCGGTATAGCCGATGGCTTCGGCCTCCCGGCTCATCTCCACAGCAAGGGCAACAGAGTAGCGACGAACAGTATCCGTCGGCAGGATTTTCTGCTTCGTCATGGTTTTCAGGGTTTCGGCGGCTTCGGTCCAGTGGCGGTTTTTCACCAGAAGATCGAACAGGGCCGTGAGCGCCCAGGGGGCCTTTGGCATGCGTTCGTGCACCCGGCGGGCCAGGGACAGGGCCTCGTCCAGCCGGCCCTCCTTCTGCGCCTGGGACAGCAGGCCGCGCAGGCCAGCGGGCTCCAGCCCCTCATGCTCCAGCATGCGGGTGTAAAGCTCCTTCGCCCGGCTTTCATCACCGGCCACCCGGGCTGTTTCGGCCTTCAGCAGCAGGGTCGCCTGCGGATTGTCCATCAGCCTGTCGATGCGGGCGGCCTGCGCCGTGGCGGCTTTCACATCACCGGCGGACAGGGCCAGATATCCCTGCGCCATGGCCTCCAGGCTTTTTTCCAGGCGCTTTCTCTCCCGCCTGTGGCCTATGCGCTCGGGCCAGCGGGCCAGGGCGTTCCACCCCTGGGCCAACAGCCAGATGGCCATGACCGCCAGCACAGCCAGCAGCAGGACCCAGCCGGAATTCGTATAGATCCTGTAGCTTTCACCGCCCAGGGTCCAGGTGGCTGTCACGGGGCCGGACTGGTCCACCACCCACAGGACGATCAGGCCCAGGACAAGCAGCTTCGCCAGAAAGACAATGGTGCGGATCATGGCCGGGAAGCCTTTCCGCCGGGGGGAACAGGCATGGGAACCGGATCGGGCGGCGCTCTGGCCGTAATGCCTGTCATGGCCAGATCGGAAAGCGCCCCCAGAACGGCTTCTGCCGTATGGCGGGATTCAGCGCGGGCAAGCCAGGAAGAGGCAATTTCCCCCTTCAGGCCGGAAATCTCGCTGAATGCTGTATCGAGATTCCCGTTTGCCAACGCCCGCTCGGCCCTGGAGATAATGGCGCTGGCTGAATCCCCTGCTTCTCCGGTGTGCTGTATCGTCACGATAGAGCGTATCCTGTTCCACAG from Pseudomonadota bacterium includes these protein-coding regions:
- a CDS encoding NUDIX domain-containing protein, producing the protein MKQFLLLNPEQASTEKVASYKTRFAARGVVTDAQGNIALLKVGKYNYYKLPGGGIDDGEGIHSALKRECLEETGCHIEIDNKLGLIEEYRKMSELRQISYCCLAHVAGEKGQPDFCDDELAENFSVIWVPIKEAICLLENCSPTNKEGKDYIVPRDLCFLKNAVQALYTPPPEEGTP
- the lepA gene encoding translation elongation factor 4, translated to MTDISLIRNFSIIAHIDHGKSTLADRLIQACGAVEQRDMKEQMLDNMDIERERGITIKAQTVRLAYRAKDGKTYQLNLMDTPGHVDFAYEVSRSLAACEGSLLVVDASQGVEAQTLANVYQAIDAKHEIVPVLNKIDLPAAEPDRVKEQIEDVIGLDASDAVLISAKTGLGIPDVLEAIVTRLPPPKGDASAPLKAMLIDSWYDPYLGVVILVRVVDGEIRVNQKIRMMAAGATHDVDRVGVFTPKHVNTGRLGPGEVGFITASIKTITETKIGDTITDEKRQAASPLPGFKPSVPVVFCSLFPVDASEFEKLRDSLGKLALNDASFHFEPETSAALGFGFRCGFLGLLHMEIIQERLEREFDLDLIATAPSVSYHIHLIDGSMVELHNPADMPDAVKIAHIEEPWIKATILCPDEYLGSLLQLCTERRGVQENLTYAGKRAMLVYRLPLNEVVFDFYDRLKSISRGYASFDYQMDGYQEGELVKMSILVNAEPVDALSTIVHRSQAERRGRGLCERLKELIPRQMFKIAIQAAIGSKVIAREDISALRKDVLAKCYGGDITRKRKLLDKQKEGKKRMRQFGQVEIPQSAFLAALKMGDD
- a CDS encoding tetratricopeptide repeat protein — protein: MIRTIVFLAKLLVLGLIVLWVVDQSGPVTATWTLGGESYRIYTNSGWVLLLAVLAVMAIWLLAQGWNALARWPERIGHRRERKRLEKSLEAMAQGYLALSAGDVKAATAQAARIDRLMDNPQATLLLKAETARVAGDESRAKELYTRMLEHEGLEPAGLRGLLSQAQKEGRLDEALSLARRVHERMPKAPWALTALFDLLVKNRHWTEAAETLKTMTKQKILPTDTVRRYSVALAVEMSREAEAIGYTDEARKHAARATSLDPGHVPAALQYARLLLAAGKASRTLRVLEAAWQKNPHPDVARLYMGLGQGLKPLGRVKQAERLLALAADNPESHLALAETALEAQLWGEARNHLMRAVALSPSARAFRLLARLDSEERRDAESARQWLEKAVSAGPDPLWSCGTCGTETPSWQAVCSHCQSFDTVTWTPPRASTAVQPLPRLPDGI